The Drosophila sechellia strain sech25 chromosome 2R, ASM438219v1, whole genome shotgun sequence nucleotide sequence GCCCTTGGACCTGCTTATAGCCATAAGGGAAAATGCGCCACTAGGGCAATATCAATTGACCAACTAGATGGCGAACATGGCAGTCGAGGAAATCGAGAGCAAAATAGTCCAGTTGTTCGTAGAGAACCCCCTCCTGCGCTACGGTAGAGCTCCATCAGTGACTTAATGCTATTTACTAATAAGGTATTTTATCTCATCATATGTAGGTGCTGTTGGTCTGTGCGCCATCTACCTGATCTTTGGCTGGGGCGCCCAGCTACTGTGCAACATCATTGGGGTTCTGTACCCTGCATATATTTCCATCCATGCCATCGAGTCCAGCACAAAGCAGGACGACACCAAGTGGCTGATCTACTGGGTCACGTTTGGCATCTTCACcgtgattgaattcttttcgAGTCTGCTAACATCGGTGATTCCCTTTTACTGGCTGCTGAAGGTGAGCTTTGCATTCCTCACATATAAGGAACTTCTTATAAATGCTTTAACTCCACATGCAGTGTGCTTTCCTCATCTGGTGCATGCTGCCCACGGAACAGAATGGTTCTACCATCATCTACCGCAAGCTGGTGCGACCCTACTTCCTGAAACATCACGAATGTGAGTAAATCTACCTCTTTGATATTGCAATTTTACTAAAAAGAGATATATTTTTGCACACAGCCGTTGACAGGATCATCGATGATGGCATGAAGAAGGCCGCTGGAGTGCTGAAGCACGACTAGAAGGCGAATGTGCCGTAGCTCCGACCGCTTCTCGCTTATCCATGCATTTGGTTTTGGGCCTGGTCACCAACCTCACCTCGTATTGGTTACGTTttgcaataaattttaattctgtattcattttgttgttgataAGAGCACCAGTGTTTGCTGAACCAGAAGAAATCTCCGTTTGTTAAACGTAAAACCGAAAAGGAGGCTTTTATTGAGGCACAACTATCTTTAGGCGGTTGATTCCGCCTTTTCTGGCGATGCCTCCGCTTCGGCAGCTGCCCTCCGGTTCCGCCAGGCGGTCATGTAGGTGCGCGGGTGGATGGGCAGTAGTCCGGCGATTCCCAGGAGTTCTGCAGCCGGCGTGGATAAGTGGGCACCTTTGCCCAGCCAATAGCGGATTCTCTCCGTATTCAGGGCCACCAGTCGTTCGTTGTAATTGTTGGGCAGGGGGTCAAAGGAGCCCACCTGCTCGATGACAGGCTGGTGCTGGTTCTTCCGCCTCTAAACCGGAAAATACAGTTTCCAATTAAAAGTTATAACCATTTTAATGGCCTAAAAGTACGCACCTCCATGACGACAATGTGATAAAAAGGCCGGTTGGTGCAGCCCAGGCGTACGAAACGTATGATTTTGGCTGACTTGGCATAGAAGCGGCCAATGCCACTTGCTGGCGATAGTGACATctcaatatattatatatctaaTACAAGTTTTATCATAAAATAAGGATTCTTCTTCAATCAGAAAATGTGAATTGTTATGCAAAGCATGACCGTTGAgggcaaattaaaaaataccaAGCTATTGGGTCACACTTTTAGTTGCCCAGCCAGCGTTGCCACCTCCGACCGCCCATATTAGACAGTTGCGGCGCCTCGGTAACCCTGGCCTGCGCACACACAAGATGGCGTCAGAGAACGAGAAGCACGAACACTAAGGAATTTGTTCAGTGGTGTCTGTGTCTGTGAATTATATTGAAGGAAAAAGAgtgttttgtttataaatttaattgcaaaaacTGCACATCGTCACACGGGGCGCGTGCACACACATCGgcgcacacgcacacccacGCCCAGGCGACACCAAAACGCAAAACGGAGAGTGTGTGTTATCAATGGAGTGTGTGTTCCCCAACGCCAAGTGAATTTTTTTCGTTGAGACCGAGGGACGGAAAAAAATGGCGCCCGCAGCCAGAGCAACTTGACTTTCTTTTCGGTCCTATATAGTTAGTAGTTGCTTGCCCCCGTCTCGTCGTCGGCGAGCGAATTCGGTGATTTTATTTCGATTTCGTCGCAGTGCGATATCCCCAACGAAGAAAACATAACGAATAATTGATGAAAAAGTGCTTGAAAGAGACCCCCCCAAACGTATTCGAATTTGTTGTGTACATTTTGGCTTCGAACACAGCCTCAAAAATACCATTACCAATTTCCACTTACTACTACTAGAGAGGAGGCTAGTATTTTGTACGTGCTTTagaatacatacatacatacctaCATATACCACAAGCAAGCGAGAAGTGCAATTACATTTGCGTTTGGAAATTTTGCGCTTTTTTCTCTTCCGTCCTCccatccaaaaaaaaaaaatccccGCTCCCCCTCTCTCTGTCTTTCTCAACCCGCATTGTGCTAAATAATGTGTGCCGCCCAGAATCCGCCGCCCTTCGGCTATACCTGGGGTTTTGCGGACAACGGCAACCGCGCCGCCGAATCGGTACTGGAGATATCGCCCAACATCAACTATACGGTCAGCGGGGAGTCGGTGAGTTCAAAGTTATAGCTCTATAATACTGATAAACCCGTTGAAAGCTGCCAGTCTAAGGATATTTCCCCCCTCTTGCCCACGTTGCTCCaggtgcgtgcgtgtgtgggtgttggtgctgctgttgctgttgctttccCACACCGAATTGTGTTGTGGCCCACCAATGCAtacacacaaacgcacacacgcacTGCGTTACACTCGCTCACGGACTCGCTCGCCTCACCAACACTCGCTGCTTTCGGCAACGAACTGTGTATGTATACGGCCCGAATGGCATTCACGTATACGGTATACGTGGAAAACGAGCGACAGCAACTGCGACATAAATACTTACGTACATGTACAACGTATATATGCATACGCCACACGCTTTATGTAACTGCGTTGTCATGCGAATATACGAATATGTACGAATGAacgtacgtatgtatgttAATAGGGGGGGATGGAGCGAGTGTGTTAGAATTCTTTTACCATACATCCATACGGATTTTTTTCGTTTCCATTTCATTCGTAAACATTCATAATTTGGTATTTGTAAAACGAATGCGTACACAATTGGCTCTGTGTGCAGAGAAATTCCCAAAACACAACACGCGCACCTGGCGagcaagtaaataaataaatagcaaTAAATTCCCCCCACAGGCAAATCGGAGCAATTAATTAGCGGGAAGGTCGTGAAATTTTCAAAAGTCTGGCAGCTGGCACAGGCAATCGATGCCAATCGATATTTTTCTAGGCTATTCATGCATATATCGCTAACCTAATTTAAGttctattaataattattgCTTATCCAtaagttttgttgttgtttgtttcattttttttttgagagcAATACTTTTTGTTGTGCAATTGACAGGAGAAattgtgtttgttgttttttagtTTATATTTGCGGGCACTTACACAATGGCAAACGCGGCGAATTCGCCGCACTTGCGCGCCCGATATCTCCGCATGTGTGCGTCAGTGCCGAATTCGCCGCGCTGACTGCCctctgtatgtgtgtatatgtatgtatgcacgCACACTCGACCAGAAATGACGTGTGCTCCCCAGTGTGCGTTTGGTGTCGTGCGTGTGTTTTGATTACTTTTGCCGCACCATTTTGGCGCCCATCACACACACTCTCATGCCACGATGTCCAAttgcactcacacacatacagagtGAAAAAGGCGCGCTTTTTGCGAACATCCCCTCCCGCTCTCAGCGCCCAACTTCCCCCCTCGCTCATCGTCTATCATCTGTTGCCGCACTGCTGGCTGCGCAGGTGTAGCGTGGTTATTGGCGGTTATTATCAATCAGAGCGAAAACAAAAGACAAGCACTTGGCCAATAGAAGCATCAACCGCCAACAACTCGAATCACAGCCTGCAGATCTTAGCATAGCTGGTGACGACTGTACTACCTGCCAAGTTTGAGTTCcccgaaaaaaaaaggttCATGAAGGTCAATTCATTCATAAGTTTGAACTGAACAATAAAACAGCCACAAGTTTACTTCCTCTCATTtgtttaaatgggtttttggtCATTAATATATTATGTCTTTTTGTATAGAATCGTAGGAATGACTAGGTGCAatgtacatataaatattatttatttattattcttttATATAAAAGAGTGTTTGTTGTTTGATTTAGAATCTTTCTGTGAATGAAATCATTAGCCAAagcatttataaataaatttgtaagcCAGTCTTTTATAAAATCGCAATTCCAAGGACCACgtgtaaacaaaacaagcaACTCCTACAACATAAGCATTTTTAAGTTTATTCAGAAATAAGAACAAACCTTTAATTTATCCCCATTAGCCAGGATTACTAAAAGTCTTTGTTCCAGATGCCCTATCTACTATCGACGGATGGATCATTGGCAGTTCAAAAGGATGTCAAAGGCCTTACAGCTGGCGGCAAAAATAATGTTGTTCGTCGTATGTTCGTCGTAAACGATCCTTCATTTCCGCCTGGAACACAAAGGTGCGTTGGCCCAAAGAGATCCCCAATGTACATATAAACAATTCTAAATCCCTTGCAGAGTTATCACTGCCGGCGGAGCATCGACGGTGGTCAAGAAGCAGGACAACAACCAGCAGGTCCTGAGCCTCGACAAGAACTGTAAGTGGATCGATTCTAGACGAATCAGAAACCCATCGATTCGATTCAGTGTTGCACGCATTGCTGTTACTGTGTTGTgattatctatatattttggGTTTTCTGTTAAtcgattgtttttctctctctactcccgtttatttatttaatttatttatattttttttttaattctcgCTCGATCTCGCTCGCCCTTGAATTCAACCCGAAAAACCGAacccgaaaccgaaacccaaAATCCACCATCTCCTCCGATAAATCCCATTGTGCTTGTGTGTTTGCCCGATTTTGCTATTGCACCCGATCGACCACCGACCCACCGATCATCTCGCTAACTGCATCGCACAAAAACTACAACATTACCATCTCACCATAtaacaccacacacacacacaacacctCATCACTTGGCGGGCGGCGGGCGCGGGCTGATCGAACCTTCCTCCAACCGAAATGAAACGTATCAACCCATCGAATTGAAACAACAGATCTGCTGGTGGATCCGGCCAcggccgcagcagcagcagccgctgcTGGTGGGGATTCGGGTCTCGCCCACCACCATACGTTGACCAATGGCAGCATTGTTGATGCGAAGACCGGACAGACGGTGCTAACCGCCGGATCTGCGGCGGCCAAGTCGCACTTCAGCTCGATCGGAGCACTGCATCTTACGCAAGAGGAGTGCAACGAGATCCTGATCAAGCGCGCCATCGCTGCCGGCCACCATCAGACGCACACGATCACCGCTGCCGATGGATCCCATCACCATGCGTCCGGCGGGACACCAAGTAAGCATCTCAAATCTGTGTTTGTTACCCCTGATCCAGTCCCTCCTGCCACCTACTCCTCCACACACTACACACTACAATCAGATCTGATCCCCGATTGAAGTAATCCTACCGGAAAATACCCGGCATATTGGTACACTCTCGGTTCCGGTTGCTTTTACCTGGTTGCGTGGTTACGTTGTAATCATAGATTTTGCCATTGTGTTTAGTTTGTCTAATATTGTTTTAAGTTTGATTAACCCAATTGAACCCAAATAGTTTGATTTTGCATATTCAGTTTGTTCGGATCtttgatttttttcctttgtttcttctctatttttttgtatcttcCTTTGAATTCCATTTGGCTTTTGTTCCGTTGGCGGTGCAACAACACTCTTAGGTGACATACTTCCTGGTATTTCAGTTCAAGTACAGAAAGTTATACAAGGACTGGAGGATAACGAGGACTCGCAAGGCGAAGCACCCAACCTAAAGTTGGAGCCAGGCACACTAGAGTTGTCCCCGAAGACCGAACTACAGGAATCAATGCATTTCAGCGAAGTAAGCCAACCTCCTTGGATTTTTTAGTGTGGTATATTAACCTGTAACCTGTTTCATTTTAGACGGACGCCACCATCAAAAAGGAACGCCCGTACAGTTGCGACGAGTGCGGCAAGTCCTTTCTGCTCAAGCATCATTTGACAACCCACGCACGCGTGCACACAGGTGGTTGTTCTTGTTCCTGGCAGAATACCCGTAACATATGAACAGGCCTAATCATTCCGTTTGCCCCACAGGTGAACGCCCCCACATCTGCACCCATTGCGGCAAGAGCTTCGCGCACAAGCACTGTCTCAACACTCACCTGCTGCTTCACTCCACGGAGAGACCTTATCAGTGCCAGGAGTGCAAGAAGAGCTTCACCCTCAAGCACCATCTGCTGACCCATTCGCGGGTCCACAGCCGTGAGCGACCATTCGTCTGCCAGGAGTGCGGACGCGCATTTCCGCTTAAGCGACACCTGGTCACGCACAGCAAGTTCCACGCCGGCGAACGACCGTATGTTTGCGAGGAATGTGGTGAGAGCTTTGCGCAGGAAAACCACCTGATTATGCACTCGCGGTAAGTTGGCTTATTAATTCTATTGATTTTCTGGCTTGACTGTTAATTGTTTTTCCCGCACAGCTTCCACGGTTCATTGAATCCATTTGTTTGCGCCGAATGCGGAGCTTCGTTTCCACGCAAGTTCCAATTGGTTAACCACGGACGTATTCACGGCAAGATTCCCCATTCGTGCACCGTATGCGGCAAAGAGTTTCTACAAAAGCGAACGCTAGTTTCCCACATGAGGTAAGGACAGCGCATATATTGTTATGTTGTGATTATTATTTCTTAAATAATCTTTTAAAGGCGGGTACATACCGGCGAGCAGGCGCATCCCTGTGTCAGCTGTGGCGAGGGGTTCCTTACAAAGGCCGAACTGCACCAGCATGTGAGGACGGCGCACAATGGCGTCAATCCTAACACGAGCAGTGCCACCATCATAGCAAATCAACAGGTTTGTAGGATGAGCCTTTATTGAAACCATTGCATAGAAATTTACTGATTTAAATTACAAACTCAAGCAGCTACAGCAGGCCCATCACCACCAAGCCGGACAGCAAACGCATCCGCAGACCATAACCGTGGTGAGCAATCCGGGCAACTCCACGTTGCTGACTGTATCCACCACGGATGCCAATGGCGTGGCACGACCGCAGTTTGTGTGCCGGTAAGTTGTGGCAACCCAAGCAATTGGAACTACGTTAACCCTTGACTTATCTTTGTAGGGAATGCGGCAGTGCTTTTAATAGCCGAGAAGCCTTGGCACTTCACTTGCGCCTTCACACTGGCGACAAGAGCCTAATGACAGATCTGTGTGCCTTGACAGCCGCGCTGCCGGGTCACTTCTTGAGCACGGCTAGCCTGAATCCGGGCACCGTGGTCACGGCCAATCCGAATCTGGTGGGTCAGAGCCCAGTGCCAGTGCAGATCATATCGTCCACCGGTCAGGTGATGTCGCAGACCACGCTGGTGCAGGCCGCCAACTCGACCCATCCACAAGCCGTGGTCACCGCGGTGCCTACGATGCCCGTGCACGGCCAACAGCAGCATCTGCAGCACGTggcccaacagcagcagcaacagcaacaacagcagcaacagcagcagcaacatgttgtCTCCGTGGCGCCGGCCAACAAACCGAAGTCGCATTTCTGCGCCAGCTGCGGCAAGGGATTCGCCGCCAAGCACGGTCTCATGCAGCACAATCGGCGTCACCCGAACGGCGGCTGCACGGTGCGCACACACGTGTGCGAGTGCGGCAAGGCCTTCTTCCAGAAGAACCACCTGATGCTGCACCAGCGCCAGCATCTGGAGACGAAGCCAGCCATATCGCAGCAACAGGTATGCTAGACTCCAGTTTCAGTCCAGTGCCTCTCCGATAGCCCGAAAAAATCAGATAACCAGTTAACCCACATAACTCGATATCCCGTCAATCCCGGATCTGATCCGAAACGCTCCGTTCCGCTctttaatgcttttatatttacacaCTACTTAAGTCGATTAGAGTTAATTCTAGTTGGGAGTAAGTTAGGCGGTCCTAACGTTCATGTAAAATACTAAGCACCTAAGCAATGTTATCAAATCCACAATAAACGATTCATATTGGCAACGATTCTTAAAAGACTTTGTCAGTCAGTCGGGAAGCGGCGAGCAGATTTAGCGTAATCTAAGTTAAATGTGCCACTTGTTTTGCGTCCAACTTTAATCAGCAATGCCCGCCCATTTATCCATCATCTATACGTATATGTACCACTGAACCAATGAAACCAATCTGAAACATAATCGCATTACCTTCTCCACTACTTTGCAGCTTGTTGTACCAACTACTTCTTACTAAGAATTAAGTGAAacagaaaaactgaaaaaaaatgataaataCAACCACAAATGAACATTAAAACCTAATCAAACGAAAATCAACTCGAGCAACATCCATTTGCACAAGCGCACACCCACATGTTTGAATGTAAATTCAAACTCAGATGCGAGAGGAACTGGGGATTTTTGATCCATTCCGTTCAGATCTGGGTGAGAtgtgtgtgcgggtgtgtCTGCCTATGTGAAGGTGTGTCTGTCTATGAGTGTCTCTTACCAAAATCTATAAACTAAAAGAAACCCATAACACTGCAATGAATACAATCTAATCGTATAGTATCAAATCGAATTCCATTCAAAGGCTTCAGTTTGCGCGTTTAGGTGTGTATGACATATCCAAATTATCGCTTATTGTCTATAAGTGTTTCTGTACATCATGATTTTCGTATGTCTTTCGTTGTTATTGctgtttaatttgttgtttgtCGTATGCTTGAGATTTACCTAATCATAGTCGACTTTGCCTGCGTCTTCCCTGTATCTCCTCCACTATGATCTTTACATTTTTGTGCATTCTTATTCTTATTCCCTTTCTTCGAAGCGTGCGACACGTTGCTTGTTCCCTCTTTGCCTGAGCGTAATCCTTAGTTGATATTAGTTAATATTATTTCTGCATATATAGACGTCTAGTCTAGTTGAGAGGCTGACATGGCCGAAAGTCTTTCACTGGCCGAAGCTAAACCTCTTTTGTCCTTCCCCACTTTTACAGGAGGCCGCCGCACAGCAGCAACTGGCGACTGCcggcgagcagcagcaggtgcagGTGCAGATAATGCCTGATGGCCAGATTCACGGAAAGGTAATCAAGTACGAGATCTGTCGCAGCGTATTGCCGGAGgatcagcagcaggagcaggcggACATGAGCGCGGAGTAATTGAGATAAACTGTAAATACATGGGAcgtgcaacagcaacagcaacagcagcaacacaaaagtagcaacagcatcagtagcaacagcaacagcatcagcgCATAATGGGACACCAGCACACTTGGACGGAGACAGGCAGATCCCCACCAGAAAGGTCATCGGAGTGGGGGCGTATGCGTCGTAAGCGATTCCcttaaatgtaatattttaGTTAGCCATAGTTTAGCGGTTAAGAAATCGGATTGTACACATAAATGTTAACTAGCGTTACAGACATGAACACAccttatataatatatatatatacagacaTATATAGGTTTACGTAGAGTATCTGTTAATTTTTGCGATGCCTTGGTCGCATCTAAAACAACAACCTGTATGAGTTGCAAGTTTTAAAGCGTTACGTTCAATTGGTTTTACGCATTACACGATTTTTAATAACACAACTTATACACAAACTTATATTCAAATAgacgaaaaatatttatgcctAAGTGTAAACTGTATACATATTAACATGAAACATGATTAACATTTGCGTGGTCCTCATCGTGGGCGTGTGCACCTCGTTCCGTAGGGGGAGAGGGTATTCCTGCCCAGAATCGCGTTGGTGCAGCATTTTTCGATTGTACATACAGAAACCGGAGCTCGCTACAAGCCCAAGCGAATGCAGAACAGGTCCAAAAGAGCGCAGACACTCCAGTCGGAGTCGTCTGAGGTCTAAGGAATGTGGAGTAGGTGCCTGGCACAAAAACTAGCTAACACAGATAACCAACACGTAAGGCGGGAGAGATCTTTAACGTAGGTGACTGCAATTGTTTGacaacccaaaaaaaaacacaatccAGCAAACGAGAAACTTAACTTAAAAATTATCCAATGCAAATAGAACACGAGAAGCAGCTAACAAGAATAGACACTCTTATAACCGAcccacatcatcatcatccaaTGCACGCTTGGCGACGTATATCACACTGTAAAAAATCTACATTAAGTCTTGGTAATTATCGTAATCGGATAAATGaaacaataaataatgaaCCTACACACTAagcatatattttaatatgtaAGCCTTAAAGAAATACAAAAGGAAAATATGAATTATAATAAACAAACCAACGTGTAATTGCAATCATTGCTGGCTGCATTGTTAATGAACAAAAGTACGTTCACCCTTTTGAATGTATTAGGGGGGTCTTATCTGTTGATTATATAGTTTTCTATCTTTTGATAAGAAAAGAGCCACATATGCCATTcataaaattggaaaaagGCTTAGATACAACCATTTTACCATTTTGTGGTAAAATGAatatagttttatttgaaGCAAGTTCTTTTAGCTTAATTAGAAGACATGTGCATTTTTTTGGACATACAGTTTTGTCGCCCAGCGTATTGCCCAAGGAACTTTCCTTTGTCAAAAATGAATGAAGCACTTATTTATAGATCTGCtgattaaacaaacaaacgcaaatatttgccatatTGACTATGAGTCAACTCAATTGCAATACCTCAGCAGTAAAATATTGATTTACTTACGGAATGTTGAAAAGGGAAGTacgaaatatgcaaatttggtAGAATGCCAAGGCATAAGTTAGGCCAGATAAGATAAAAGAAGTTTAACACAAATAGTTGCCTAATGGTTTTGGCTAAGCGAATACATAAGGCACTATTTATTTCCACAGGTGCCCCCCAAATGGAAGTACAAATTAGATACATACTCGTATGATCGACGGATGGG carries:
- the LOC6609102 gene encoding zinc finger protein 665 isoform X11, which encodes MCAAQNPPPFGYTWGFADNGNRAAESVLEISPNINYTVSGESMPYLLSTDGSLAVQKDVKGLTAGGKNNVVRRMFVVNDPSFPPGTQRVITAGGASTVVKKQDNNQQVLSLDKNCGATTLLGDILPGISVQVQKVIQGLEDNEDSQGEAPNLKLEPGTLELSPKTELQESMHFSETDATIKKERPYSCDECGKSFLLKHHLTTHARVHTGGERPHICTHCGKSFAHKHCLNTHLLLHSTERPYQCQECKKSFTLKHHLLTHSRVHSRERPFVCQECGRAFPLKRHLVTHSKFHAGERPYVCEECGESFAQENHLIMHSRFHGSLNPFVCAECGASFPRKFQLVNHGRIHGKIPHSCTVCGKEFLQKRTLVSHMRRVHTGEQAHPCVSCGEGFLTKAELHQHVRTAHNGVNPNTSSATIIANQQQLQQAHHHQAGQQTHPQTITVVSNPGNSTLLTVSTTDANGVARPQFVCRECGSAFNSREALALHLRLHTGDKSLMTDLCALTAALPGHFLSTASLNPGTVVTANPNLVGQSPVPVQIISSTGQVMSQTTLVQAANSTHPQAVVTAVPTMPVHGQQQHLQHVAQQQQQQQQQQQQQQQHVVSVAPANKPKSHFCASCGKGFAAKHGLMQHNRRHPNGGCTVRTHVCECGKAFFQKNHLMLHQRQHLETKPAISQQQEAAAQQQLATAGEQQQVQVQIMPDGQIHGKVIKYEICRSVLPEDQQQEQADMSAE
- the LOC6609102 gene encoding zinc finger protein 665 isoform X14, whose translation is MCAAQNPPPFGYTWGFADNGNRAAESVLEISPNINYTVSGESMPYLLSTDGSLAVQKDVKGLTAGGKNNVVRRMFVVNDPSFPPGTQRVITAGGASTVVKKQDNNQQVLSLDKNCDILPGISVQVQKVIQGLEDNEDSQGEAPNLKLEPGTLELSPKTELQESMHFSETDATIKKERPYSCDECGKSFLLKHHLTTHARVHTGERPHICTHCGKSFAHKHCLNTHLLLHSTERPYQCQECKKSFTLKHHLLTHSRVHSRERPFVCQECGRAFPLKRHLVTHSKFHAGERPYVCEECGESFAQENHLIMHSRFHGSLNPFVCAECGASFPRKFQLVNHGRIHGKIPHSCTVCGKEFLQKRTLVSHMRRVHTGEQAHPCVSCGEGFLTKAELHQHVRTAHNGVNPNTSSATIIANQQLQQAHHHQAGQQTHPQTITVVSNPGNSTLLTVSTTDANGVARPQFVCRECGSAFNSREALALHLRLHTGDKSLMTDLCALTAALPGHFLSTASLNPGTVVTANPNLVGQSPVPVQIISSTGQVMSQTTLVQAANSTHPQAVVTAVPTMPVHGQQQHLQHVAQQQQQQQQQQQQQQQHVVSVAPANKPKSHFCASCGKGFAAKHGLMQHNRRHPNGGCTVRTHVCECGKAFFQKNHLMLHQRQHLETKPAISQQQVC
- the LOC6609102 gene encoding zinc finger protein 189 isoform X10, producing the protein MCAAQNPPPFGYTWGFADNGNRAAESVLEISPNINYTVSGESMPYLLSTDGSLAVQKDVKGLTAGGKNNVVRRMFVVNDPSFPPGTQRVITAGGASTVVKKQDNNQQVLSLDKNYLLVDPATAAAAAAAAGGDSGLAHHHTLTNGSIVDAKTGQTVLTAGSAAAKSHFSSIGALHLTQEECNEILIKRAIAAGHHQTHTITAADGSHHHASGGTPSDILPGISVQVQKVIQGLEDNEDSQGEAPNLKLEPGTLELSPKTELQESMHFSETDATIKKERPYSCDECGKSFLLKHHLTTHARVHTGERPHICTHCGKSFAHKHCLNTHLLLHSTERPYQCQECKKSFTLKHHLLTHSRVHSRERPFVCQECGRAFPLKRHLVTHSKFHAGERPYVCEECGESFAQENHLIMHSRFHGSLNPFVCAECGASFPRKFQLVNHGRIHGKIPHSCTVCGKEFLQKRTLVSHMRRVHTGEQAHPCVSCGEGFLTKAELHQHVRTAHNGVNPNTSSATIIANQQQLQQAHHHQAGQQTHPQTITVVSNPGNSTLLTVSTTDANGVARPQFVCRECGSAFNSREALALHLRLHTGDKSLMTDLCALTAALPGHFLSTASLNPGTVVTANPNLVGQSPVPVQIISSTGQVMSQTTLVQAANSTHPQAVVTAVPTMPVHGQQQHLQHVAQQQQQQQQQQQQQQQHVVSVAPANKPKSHFCASCGKGFAAKHGLMQHNRRHPNGGCTVRTHVCECGKAFFQKNHLMLHQRQHLETKPAISQQQVC
- the LOC6609102 gene encoding zinc finger protein 189 isoform X8, producing the protein MCAAQNPPPFGYTWGFADNGNRAAESVLEISPNINYTVSGESMPYLLSTDGSLAVQKDVKGLTAGGKNNVVRRMFVVNDPSFPPGTQRVITAGGASTVVKKQDNNQQVLSLDKNYLLVDPATAAAAAAAAGGDSGLAHHHTLTNGSIVDAKTGQTVLTAGSAAAKSHFSSIGALHLTQEECNEILIKRAIAAGHHQTHTITAADGSHHHASGGTPIQVQKVIQGLEDNEDSQGEAPNLKLEPGTLELSPKTELQESMHFSETDATIKKERPYSCDECGKSFLLKHHLTTHARVHTGERPHICTHCGKSFAHKHCLNTHLLLHSTERPYQCQECKKSFTLKHHLLTHSRVHSRERPFVCQECGRAFPLKRHLVTHSKFHAGERPYVCEECGESFAQENHLIMHSRFHGSLNPFVCAECGASFPRKFQLVNHGRIHGKIPHSCTVCGKEFLQKRTLVSHMRRVHTGEQAHPCVSCGEGFLTKAELHQHVRTAHNGVNPNTSSATIIANQQLQQAHHHQAGQQTHPQTITVVSNPGNSTLLTVSTTDANGVARPQFVCRECGSAFNSREALALHLRLHTGDKSLMTDLCALTAALPGHFLSTASLNPGTVVTANPNLVGQSPVPVQIISSTGQVMSQTTLVQAANSTHPQAVVTAVPTMPVHGQQQHLQHVAQQQQQQQQQQQQQQQHVVSVAPANKPKSHFCASCGKGFAAKHGLMQHNRRHPNGGCTVRTHVCECGKAFFQKNHLMLHQRQHLETKPAISQQQEAAAQQQLATAGEQQQVQVQIMPDGQIHGKVIKYEICRSVLPEDQQQEQADMSAE